In one window of Helianthus annuus cultivar XRQ/B chromosome 17, HanXRQr2.0-SUNRISE, whole genome shotgun sequence DNA:
- the LOC110940247 gene encoding cell division control protein 48 homolog C, which translates to MGKSTNKTPVKSSLFEKLLRRRVQETYGSSTPPIDDLIDSLRAKYPEYGRHKSQLFTRMVKQTLDYNNTNKDKRKSTRNDVEYDDDMTSPSPRSPVSKKVKKVDSREERLQLLEIEHVARRRVESADSDESDSSESSESEEDKSAVSTSDEDAVYSLKFEPEFDLTKSMLRNKYNTSKSNGKTKKNVELEVVTNSSSKENKKVDMVKEGRTSKLGRKSNDSGGSGMDDGGNGKDDGPRFKDLGGMDGVLDELKMEVIVPLYHPELPRRLGVRPMSGILLHGPPGCGKTKLAHAIANETGVPFYKISATELVSGISGASEENIRDLFSKAYRTAPSIVFIDEIDAIASKRENLQREMERRIVTQLMTCMDESHRVSKPDGTSKNTETPNDKPGYVLVIGATNRPDAVDPALRRPGRFDREISLGVPDENARIKILTVLTRSLKLEGAFDLVKISRATPGFVGADLAALVNKAGNLAMKRIIDGRKLELSTESTDAEQNEDWWRKGWTPEEMDKLSITMSDFEVAAKMVQPSSRREGFSSIPNVKWGDVGGLDLLRREFDRYIVRRIKYPNEYEEYGVDLETGFLLYGPPGCGKTLIAKAVANEAGANFIHIKGPELLNKYVGESELAVRTIFSRARTCSPCILFFDEVDALTTKRGREGGWVVERLLNQLLIELDGADQRKGVYIIGATNRPEVMDQAVLRPGRFGKLMYVPLPNQDERGLILKALSRNKPLDDDVDLIAVARSEACANLSGADLSALMNEAAMAAVEEKFSRIEAASNEGTSSESYVGGMPHTIKAVHFQQALEKISPSVSDKQKQYYQRLSESFKAS; encoded by the exons ATGGGCAAATCAACCAACAAAACGCCGGTGAAATCCTCATTATTCGAGAAGCTTCTACGCCGCCGTGTACAGGAAACCTATGGCAGCTCAACTCCACCCATCGACGACCTCATCGACAGCCTTCGCGCCAAATACCCCGAATACGGCCGTCACAAGTCCCAACTCTTCACCAGAATGGTCAAACAAACCCTAGATTATAACAACACCAACAAAGATAAACGAAAATCAACCAGAAATGATGTCGAATATGACGATGACATGACGTCACCGTCGCCACGGAGTCCGGTGAGCAAGAAAGTGAAGAAAGTTGATAGTAGAGAAGAGAGGTTACAGTTGTTGGAAATAGAACACGTTGCGAGAAGACGAGTTGAGTCCGCTGACTCGGACGAGTCAGACTCGTCCGAGTCATCGGAATCGGAAGAGGATAAAAGTGCGGTTTCGACGTCTGATGAGGATGCGGTTTACAGTTTAAAGTTTGAGCCGGAGTTTGATTTAACGAAATCGATGCTTCGAAACAAATATAACACATCGAAAAGCAATGGGAAAACGAAGAAGAATGTGGAGTTAGAGGTGGTTACTAATAGCAGCAGTAAAGAGAACAAAAAGGTTGATATGGTGAAGGAAGGCAGGACTAGTAAGTTAGGGCGGAAATCGAATGATTCGGGTGGTTCGGGTATGGATGATGGTGGGAATGGGAAAGATGATGGGCCAAGGTTTAAGGATCTTGGTGGGATGGATGGTGTGTTGGATGAGTTGAAGATGGAGGTGATTGTTCCTTTGTATCATCCGGAGCTGCCGAGGAGGCTTGGAGTGAGGCCGATGAGCGGGATTTTGTTGCACGGGCCGCCTGGGTGTGGGAAGACTAAACTGGCTCATGCCATTGCTAATGAGACTGGAGTTCCGTTTTATAAGATTTCGGCTACTGAATTGGTGTCTGGGATTTCAG GTGCATCAGAAGAGAATATACGAGATCTGTTTTCAAAAGCATACAGAACCGCACCATCTATAGTTTTCATAGACGAGATTGATGCAATCGCTTCAAAACGAGAAAACCTGCAAAGGGAGATGGAAAGACGTATCGTCACACAATTAATGACTTGTATGGATGAATCTCACAGGGTCTCTAAACCCGACGGCACTTCAAAAAACACAGAAACACCAAACGATAAACCAGGCTATGTTCTAGTGATCGGTGCTACTAACAGACCTGATGCTGTTGACCCAGCGTTAAGAAGGCCGGGACGTTTTGACCGTGAGATATCTTTAGGTGTTCCGGATGAAAATGCTAGAATCAAGATTCTTACTGTGCTTACACGAAGTTTAAAACTTGAAGGCGCTTTTGATCTGGTTAAAATTTCTAGGGCAACTCCAGGTTTTGTTGGAGCTGATCTGGCGGCTTTGGTGAACAAAGCTGGTAATCTTGCGATGAAGAGAATTATCGATGGAAGAAAGTTGGAACTTTCTACGGAAAGTACCGACGCTGAACAAAATGAAGACTGGTGGAGGAAGGGATGGACTCCTGAAGAGATGGACAAATTAAGCATCACGATGTCGGATTTTGAG GTAGCCGCCAAAATGGTTCAACCGTCTTCTAGAAGAGAAGGATTTTCAAGCATTCCAAATGTTAAATGGGGAGACGTTGGAGGTCTTGATTTATTGAGAAGGGAGTTTGATCGTTACATAGTTAGACGTATAAAGTATCCTAATGAGTATGAG GAATATGGAGTTGATTTGGAGACCGGGTTTTTGCTTTATGGACCTCCTGGTTGTGGAAAAACATTGATTGCCAAAGCTGTCGCTAATGAAGCAGGAGCAAATTTTATACACATCAAG GGTCCGGAGCTTCTAAACAAATATGTTGGTGAGAGTGAGTTGGCGGTGCGGACTATATTTAGTCGTGCAAGGACATGTTCTCCATGCATATTATTCTTTGATGAG GTAGATGCTCTGACAACCAAGCGTGGAAGGGAAGGGGGTTGGGTTGTTGAGCGGCTTTTGAATCAA TTACTGATAGAGCTAGACGGGGCTGATCAACGCAAGGGTGTTTACATAATCGGAGCTACCAACAG ACCAGAGGTGATGGACCAAGCAGTGTTACGACCCGGAAGGTTTGGGAAACTTATGTATGTCCCTCTACCAAATCAAGACGAGCGTGGGTTGATCTTAAAAGCTCTTTCTAGAAACAAGCCATTAGATGATGATGTGGACTTGATCGCTGTTGCACGGAGCGAGGCTTGTGCAAATTTAAGTGGAGCTGATCTTTCTGCATTG ATGAATGAAGCTGCCATGGCTGCTGTTGAAGAAAAATTTAGTAGAATTGAAGCGGCTTCTAATGAAGGGACATCATCAGAAAGCTACGTAGGCGGCATGCCACACACTATTAAAGCTGTTCATTTTCAGCAAGCATTGGAAAAAATCTCGCCTTCCGTTTCTGATAAG CAAAAACAATATTACCAACGACTATCAGAGAGCTTTAAAGCATCATGA